From Xylanibacter oryzae DSM 17970, a single genomic window includes:
- a CDS encoding peptide chain release factor 3: MNNEIERRRTFAIISHPDAGKTTLTEKFLLFGGQIQVAGAVKNNKIRKTATSDWMDIEKQRGISVSTSVMEFDYEGYKVNILDTPGHQDFAEDTFRTLTAVDSVIIVVDGAKGVEAQTRKLMEVCRMRKTPVIIFINKMDREGRDPFDLLDELEHELEIKARPLSWPINQGAKFKGVYNIYENKLDLFTPDKQRVTEKVEVDINSEELNKHIGEFDALKLREDLELVDGVYSEFNVDDYRNADVAPVFFGSALNNFGVQELLNCFVKIAPSPRPIEAEEREVRPEEPKFTGFIFKITANIDPNHRSCIAFCKVCSGKFVRNQPYLNVRTNKTVRFSSPTQFMAQRKSTIDEAYPGDIVGLPDNGIFKIGDTLTDGEQLHFRGLPSFSPEMFKYIENDDPMRSKQLNKGVEQLMDEGVAQLFTNTFNGRKIIGTVGQLQFEVIQYRLENEYNAKCRWEPVHLYKACWVESDNDEELDNFKKRKYQYMAVDKAGRDVFLADSGYVLQMAQADFKHIKFHFTSEF; this comes from the coding sequence ATGAATAACGAAATAGAAAGAAGAAGAACTTTCGCAATAATTTCGCATCCTGATGCAGGTAAGACTACACTGACCGAAAAATTCCTGCTCTTCGGTGGACAGATTCAGGTGGCTGGTGCTGTTAAAAATAATAAGATTAGGAAAACGGCTACATCCGACTGGATGGATATAGAGAAACAGCGTGGTATATCCGTGTCGACTTCTGTGATGGAATTCGATTACGAGGGCTATAAGGTTAATATTCTGGATACTCCTGGTCACCAGGACTTTGCAGAGGATACTTTCCGTACTCTTACAGCAGTTGACTCTGTAATTATAGTTGTAGATGGTGCAAAAGGTGTTGAGGCACAGACTCGAAAATTAATGGAAGTATGCCGTATGCGTAAAACACCTGTGATTATTTTTATTAATAAGATGGACCGTGAGGGTAGAGACCCATTTGATTTGCTTGATGAACTAGAACATGAACTAGAGATAAAGGCACGTCCATTATCATGGCCTATTAACCAGGGTGCTAAGTTTAAGGGCGTATATAATATATATGAAAATAAGCTCGACCTTTTTACACCTGATAAACAAAGAGTAACAGAGAAGGTTGAAGTAGATATAAATAGTGAAGAACTGAATAAGCATATTGGTGAATTCGATGCCTTAAAACTTAGGGAGGACCTGGAACTAGTAGATGGTGTATATTCGGAATTTAATGTAGACGATTATCGTAATGCTGATGTCGCACCGGTGTTCTTTGGTAGTGCACTTAATAACTTCGGAGTACAAGAACTGCTCAACTGCTTTGTTAAGATTGCGCCAAGTCCAAGACCAATAGAAGCCGAGGAACGTGAGGTTAGACCTGAGGAACCTAAGTTTACAGGTTTTATTTTCAAAATAACGGCTAATATAGATCCGAACCATCGTTCATGTATCGCATTTTGTAAAGTATGTAGCGGTAAATTTGTACGAAATCAGCCTTATCTTAATGTCAGAACGAATAAAACAGTTAGGTTTTCTTCTCCTACGCAGTTTATGGCTCAACGCAAAAGTACTATTGATGAGGCTTATCCCGGGGATATAGTAGGACTTCCTGACAATGGAATATTTAAAATAGGAGATACACTTACTGATGGAGAACAACTGCATTTCCGTGGACTTCCTTCATTTAGTCCTGAGATGTTTAAATACATTGAAAATGATGATCCTATGCGTTCAAAACAGTTAAATAAAGGTGTTGAACAGTTGATGGACGAAGGTGTAGCTCAGCTATTTACCAATACGTTTAATGGACGAAAGATTATAGGAACAGTAGGGCAGTTACAGTTTGAGGTTATTCAGTATCGTCTAGAGAACGAATATAATGCAAAATGTCGTTGGGAACCGGTACACCTATATAAGGCTTGCTGGGTAGAAAGTGATAATGATGAAGAGCTGGATAATTTTAAGAAACGTAAATATCAGTATATGGCTGTAGATAAAGCAGGTAGAGATGTGTTCCTTGCAGACAGCGGTTATGTACTACAGATGGCTCAAGCGGATTTTAAACATATTAAGTTCCACTTTACAAGTGAATTTTAG
- the rfbD gene encoding dTDP-4-dehydrorhamnose reductase, which yields MNILITGCNGQLGNEMQLLEEKNPQHTFFNTDVSELDITDQSAINEFVNSNKIDGIVNCAAYTAVDKAESNKQLCQLLNTEAPGFLAEAIEKRHGWIIQISTDYVFDGTKHTPYVETDRPCPNSVYGSTKLLGETEVVNHCKNAMIIRTAWLYSIYGNNFVKTMIRLGKEKSQLGVIFDQIGTPTYAGDLANVIMVAINKGVYPGVYHFSNEGVISWFDFTKAIHRIAGIKSCNVKPLHTKEYPTPAARPAYSVLDKTKIKETYGIEIPYWEDSLKECVERLKQ from the coding sequence ATGAATATACTTATAACAGGTTGTAATGGGCAATTAGGAAATGAAATGCAATTGCTTGAGGAAAAAAATCCTCAGCATACCTTTTTTAATACTGATGTATCAGAACTTGACATTACTGATCAGTCGGCTATTAATGAATTCGTAAATAGCAATAAAATAGATGGTATCGTAAATTGTGCTGCATATACAGCTGTAGATAAAGCAGAATCAAATAAACAGTTATGTCAATTACTAAATACGGAGGCGCCTGGCTTTTTGGCAGAGGCAATAGAAAAACGCCACGGATGGATAATACAGATATCTACGGATTATGTCTTTGACGGGACTAAACATACACCTTACGTTGAGACGGACAGACCTTGTCCTAATAGTGTATATGGATCGACTAAACTGTTAGGAGAAACAGAAGTCGTAAATCATTGCAAAAATGCAATGATTATACGTACTGCATGGTTGTATAGCATATATGGCAATAACTTTGTGAAAACAATGATACGTCTGGGTAAAGAAAAATCTCAGTTAGGTGTTATTTTTGATCAAATAGGAACTCCTACTTATGCTGGTGATTTGGCTAATGTGATAATGGTGGCAATAAACAAGGGAGTATATCCAGGCGTATATCATTTTTCAAATGAAGGTGTTATAAGTTGGTTTGATTTTACTAAGGCAATTCATCGTATTGCAGGCATAAAATCATGCAATGTAAAACCGCTCCATACTAAAGAATATCCTACACCCGCAGCAAGACCTGCCTATAGTGTACTAGATAAAACAAAGATAAAAGAAACATATGGCATAGAAATTCCTTATTGGGAGGATAGCCTCAAAGAATGTGTTGAAAGATTGAAACAATAA
- a CDS encoding DUF4924 family protein has product MYIAQTLRKKNIAEYTLYMWQIEDLIRAYGCSLSRIKKEYISKFGYNDEQIDEVTDWYGNLIRMINEEGCRESGHLQINKVVVQQLIDLHNQLLDSSEFPFYRSEYYKVLPYIVELRHKGADKGQNEIETCFDALYGVMMLRLQKKTISPNTEHAVKEITTFVGMLNDYYFKDKNGELFKEQD; this is encoded by the coding sequence ATGTATATAGCACAGACTTTAAGAAAAAAAAATATAGCTGAGTATACTTTGTATATGTGGCAAATTGAGGATTTAATAAGGGCTTACGGATGCAGTTTGTCGCGTATAAAAAAAGAATACATTAGTAAATTTGGTTACAATGATGAGCAGATAGATGAAGTAACAGACTGGTATGGTAACCTTATAAGGATGATAAACGAGGAAGGATGCCGAGAAAGTGGACATCTGCAGATTAACAAGGTTGTAGTGCAACAGCTTATTGATTTACATAATCAATTGCTGGATAGTTCAGAATTTCCTTTCTATCGTTCAGAATACTATAAGGTCTTACCTTATATTGTAGAATTGAGGCACAAGGGTGCTGATAAAGGTCAAAACGAAATAGAAACATGCTTTGATGCCTTATATGGAGTAATGATGCTCAGATTACAGAAAAAAACGATTAGTCCTAATACTGAGCATGCAGTAAAAGAGATAACAACATTCGTTGGGATGCTTAACGATTATTACTTTAAGGATAAAAATGGCGAACTTTTTAAGGAACAGGATTAG
- a CDS encoding LysE family translocator: MPFPIHIDILDLMIKGMLIGIIASAPMGPVGVLCIQRTLNKGRWFGFVTGVGAAISDIIYALITGFGMSFMMDFINNMQNMFYLKLSGSIMLMLFGIYCYKSDPTKKMHKSGNGRGSLVHNGVTAFIVCFSNPLIIFLFMACFAQFTFVKPEHPLEMSAGYMCIVVGALLWWFGLTWLVDKVRGKFDDKGIVLINKIIGSVVIIFSIVFFIGTAFNLYTFY; the protein is encoded by the coding sequence ATGCCGTTTCCTATACATATAGATATTTTAGATTTAATGATCAAAGGAATGCTGATTGGTATTATAGCATCAGCTCCAATGGGTCCAGTAGGTGTGCTTTGTATACAGCGTACATTGAATAAGGGCAGGTGGTTTGGTTTCGTTACCGGAGTCGGTGCTGCAATCAGTGACATCATATATGCACTGATTACTGGTTTTGGTATGAGTTTTATGATGGATTTTATAAATAATATGCAGAATATGTTTTACTTAAAATTAAGTGGAAGCATAATGTTAATGCTTTTCGGCATATATTGTTATAAATCCGATCCGACAAAAAAAATGCACAAAAGTGGTAATGGCAGAGGCTCACTTGTTCATAATGGAGTAACTGCTTTTATTGTTTGTTTTTCAAACCCACTGATAATATTCCTGTTTATGGCTTGCTTTGCTCAGTTCACGTTCGTGAAACCTGAGCATCCACTAGAAATGTCGGCAGGATATATGTGTATCGTGGTTGGGGCACTTTTGTGGTGGTTTGGACTCACTTGGCTTGTCGATAAAGTACGCGGCAAGTTTGATGATAAAGGAATAGTTTTGATAAATAAGATAATAGGGAGTGTCGTAATTATATTTTCAATAGTATTCTTTATTGGAACAGCTTTTAATCTCTATACTTTTTATTAA
- a CDS encoding ROK family protein, which produces MNTQTMKSYVIGLDLGGTNSVFGVVDSRGDIKATTAIKTQGFDNVEDYVDASVEALQIIIDQVGGIDKIKAMGIGAPNGNFYKGTIEHAPNIVWGKGIVPLAEMFSKRLNNIPVALTNDANAAAIGEKIYGVARGMKNFIVITLGTGVGSGIVVNDQLVYGSDGFAGELGHVIMRRENGRKCGCGRTGCLETYCSATGVARTAREMLQTTDEPSLLREIKAEDITSLSVSLAAEKGDKLALKIYKFTGDMLGEACADFAAFSSPEAFIFFGGLTKAGDLIMKPIKESYEKHVMSTFKGKAQFLVSGLDGSSAAILGASAVGWDIQ; this is translated from the coding sequence ATGAATACACAAACGATGAAATCATATGTTATCGGTCTTGACCTCGGTGGCACCAATTCAGTATTTGGTGTTGTTGACAGCCGTGGAGATATTAAGGCTACTACTGCTATCAAGACACAGGGATTTGATAACGTTGAAGATTATGTAGATGCATCTGTAGAAGCTCTTCAAATTATTATAGATCAAGTTGGTGGCATAGACAAAATAAAAGCTATGGGTATAGGTGCTCCAAACGGAAACTTCTATAAGGGAACCATTGAGCATGCTCCTAACATTGTTTGGGGAAAAGGTATTGTACCTTTGGCTGAAATGTTCAGCAAACGCCTCAACAATATTCCTGTTGCACTGACTAATGATGCTAATGCTGCAGCTATCGGTGAAAAAATTTATGGAGTAGCGCGCGGCATGAAGAATTTCATTGTAATCACTCTTGGTACAGGTGTTGGTTCAGGAATTGTTGTAAACGACCAATTAGTTTATGGAAGTGACGGATTTGCCGGTGAACTTGGCCACGTAATAATGCGCCGTGAAAATGGAAGAAAATGCGGATGTGGACGCACCGGATGTCTTGAGACATATTGTTCGGCTACAGGTGTTGCCAGAACTGCACGTGAAATGCTACAGACAACAGATGAGCCATCTCTTCTTCGAGAAATAAAAGCAGAAGACATAACATCTCTTTCAGTTTCATTAGCTGCAGAAAAAGGAGATAAATTGGCTCTAAAAATATATAAATTCACTGGTGACATGCTTGGCGAAGCTTGTGCAGACTTTGCGGCATTCTCTAGTCCTGAGGCATTTATTTTCTTTGGCGGACTGACAAAGGCCGGTGATTTGATTATGAAACCAATAAAAGAATCATACGAAAAACATGTCATGAGTACTTTTAAGGGTAAAGCTCAATTTTTAGTTAGTGGTCTTGATGGAAGTAGCGCTGCAATATTGGGTGCTAGCGCTGTTGGCTGGGATATACAATAA
- a CDS encoding DUF6359 domain-containing protein — protein sequence MRKLIYVFLVLLTFASCEKGYVVENNADDKQQTEPVEPSDAEDNNLPKVDSATKDKDSVINTLPKDTLPVNNKNDNCSVSLAIEKGTGWMLGVKGYIVGDCTKSSSYAEFTSPFTHTQSVLIADKKGETDIRKIMSVCLSGSIYLKREINLVDNPANYNRKLYVHGPTVKYLGFIGMKEVWEYILE from the coding sequence ATGAGAAAACTAATTTACGTATTTCTGGTATTATTAACGTTTGCATCTTGTGAAAAAGGATATGTTGTAGAAAATAATGCAGATGATAAACAGCAAACAGAACCCGTAGAACCATCGGATGCGGAAGATAATAATCTGCCAAAAGTTGATAGCGCCACTAAAGATAAAGACAGTGTCATAAATACATTGCCAAAAGATACACTGCCTGTAAATAATAAAAATGATAATTGTAGCGTGTCTTTAGCAATAGAGAAAGGTACCGGATGGATGTTGGGAGTAAAGGGCTATATCGTAGGAGATTGCACTAAAAGTTCTTCGTATGCTGAGTTCACAAGTCCATTTACGCATACACAATCTGTATTAATTGCCGATAAAAAAGGCGAAACTGATATCCGTAAAATAATGTCAGTGTGTCTTTCCGGTAGTATATATTTGAAAAGAGAAATTAATTTGGTAGATAACCCAGCTAATTATAATAGAAAATTATATGTGCATGGTCCTACTGTTAAGTATCTCGGTTTTATAGGAATGAAAGAAGTCTGGGAGTATATACTAGAGTAG
- a CDS encoding glycoside hydrolase family 88 protein, producing MKHLFTLMLAMLLPTMAMSSAWETKYKEIEHAIKQPTFPDKVFNITKFGANCKYKAVINQKAINAAITACNKAGGGKVLVPEGTWKTGALTLKSNVNLVVSKGATLLFAFDPSLYPIVPTRWEGLDCWNLSPLIYAYNAKNIAITGGGVIDGNGTNDTWWKWCGAARFGWTEGTISQKNGSRARLQKMSEDGLEMNKRQFGAKDGLRPQLINLNKCENILIENVTLLRSPFWVIHPLLSKNITVRDVHIWNEGPNGDGCDPESCENVLIENCTFHTGDDCIAIKSGRNADGRIWNIPSKNMIIRGCKMEDGHGGLVVGSEITGGCNNVFVENCEMDSPNLERVIRLKTNSCRGGIIEDIYARNIKVGQCKEAVLKINLDYEHNERCCRGFNPIVRNVYVDNVTCQKSKYGVMIVALDTVTNVYNINVNNCRWNGVESGGNYEKGNTKDINYNNLFINGSLVLKKKPYKDYSEWMSFSEMKRSEHPYLLDFAKTPKWSYVMGIEMESMLDTYLAHKDKKILDYLKEYTDTMIDAKGNIRSYKMSDFNLDQIRTGRFVLRMNQMFPQKKNLIAIKTLFKQLENQPRTNEGVWWHKKIYANQVWLDGIYMGLPFYTLYASDLNKNTNKVYNDAVTQLMKTSEKTYDEKTGLWKHAWDETHSMFWANHETGLSQHTWGRAQGWMTMAMIEMLDALPQNYARRGEVIDLLNKVLSSVIKYQDKNTGLWHQVMDVNDKDGNYLEATCSSMFAYSLLKGYRLGYLKDSKFLEAGKKAYNGILDNLIKVNADSTISLTNCCSVAGLGPDSNPKRDGSFEYYISEPIRDNDAKGVGPFIWASLEMERLNNNN from the coding sequence ATGAAACATCTATTTACACTAATGCTAGCTATGTTGTTACCCACTATGGCAATGTCGTCAGCGTGGGAAACAAAGTACAAAGAAATTGAACATGCTATTAAGCAACCTACATTCCCAGACAAAGTTTTTAATATTACTAAATTCGGAGCCAACTGCAAATATAAGGCAGTAATCAACCAGAAGGCCATCAATGCAGCCATCACAGCATGTAACAAAGCTGGCGGAGGAAAGGTTTTGGTACCTGAAGGGACTTGGAAAACAGGAGCTTTAACTCTTAAGAGTAATGTCAACCTGGTTGTAAGCAAAGGGGCTACTCTACTTTTTGCATTCGATCCGAGTCTTTACCCTATTGTACCAACCAGATGGGAAGGTTTGGACTGCTGGAATTTATCACCATTAATTTACGCATACAATGCTAAAAATATTGCTATTACAGGTGGTGGTGTAATAGATGGTAACGGCACTAACGACACATGGTGGAAATGGTGTGGAGCTGCTCGTTTTGGATGGACAGAAGGTACTATAAGTCAGAAAAACGGAAGTAGAGCTCGTCTTCAAAAAATGTCTGAAGACGGTTTGGAAATGAACAAAAGACAGTTCGGTGCCAAAGATGGTTTGAGACCTCAATTGATAAACCTAAACAAATGCGAAAATATTCTTATTGAAAACGTAACATTATTACGTTCTCCTTTCTGGGTTATTCATCCATTACTGAGCAAAAATATAACAGTAAGAGATGTACACATTTGGAACGAAGGTCCTAACGGTGATGGTTGTGATCCTGAATCTTGCGAGAACGTACTTATTGAGAATTGTACTTTCCATACTGGAGACGACTGTATTGCCATTAAGAGTGGTAGAAATGCAGATGGGCGAATATGGAATATACCGAGTAAGAATATGATAATACGCGGATGTAAGATGGAAGACGGCCATGGTGGTCTAGTTGTAGGTTCTGAAATTACTGGCGGATGCAATAATGTATTTGTTGAAAACTGCGAAATGGACAGCCCTAACCTTGAGCGTGTAATAAGACTCAAAACGAATTCTTGCCGCGGCGGAATAATAGAAGACATTTATGCACGAAATATTAAAGTAGGTCAATGTAAAGAGGCTGTGTTGAAAATAAACCTTGACTACGAACACAATGAAAGATGCTGCCGTGGTTTCAATCCAATAGTAAGAAACGTATATGTAGATAATGTAACATGTCAGAAAAGCAAATACGGAGTAATGATTGTAGCTCTCGATACAGTTACTAATGTTTATAACATAAATGTAAACAACTGCAGATGGAACGGAGTAGAATCTGGTGGAAATTATGAAAAGGGAAATACTAAGGATATCAATTACAATAACCTCTTCATAAATGGAAGTCTGGTTCTAAAAAAAAAGCCTTATAAAGACTACAGCGAATGGATGTCTTTTTCAGAAATGAAACGCTCTGAGCATCCATATCTCCTGGATTTTGCAAAGACTCCAAAATGGAGTTATGTCATGGGCATAGAAATGGAGTCAATGCTTGACACCTATTTAGCACATAAAGATAAAAAGATATTAGATTATCTTAAGGAATACACAGACACTATGATAGATGCCAAAGGCAATATACGTAGTTATAAAATGTCTGATTTCAATTTAGATCAGATACGAACAGGACGGTTTGTGCTTAGAATGAACCAGATGTTCCCTCAAAAGAAAAATCTAATAGCAATCAAGACTCTATTCAAGCAACTTGAAAATCAGCCAAGGACAAACGAAGGTGTATGGTGGCATAAGAAGATTTATGCTAATCAGGTATGGTTGGATGGAATCTATATGGGACTGCCTTTCTATACTTTATATGCTTCTGACCTTAATAAGAATACAAATAAGGTCTATAATGATGCTGTTACTCAACTTATGAAAACATCGGAAAAAACATACGATGAGAAAACTGGCTTGTGGAAACACGCATGGGATGAAACTCACTCAATGTTCTGGGCTAATCACGAGACTGGATTATCTCAGCATACATGGGGACGTGCTCAAGGATGGATGACAATGGCTATGATAGAAATGCTTGATGCACTTCCTCAGAATTATGCTCGTAGGGGTGAAGTAATTGACCTTTTAAATAAGGTTTTATCTTCTGTTATAAAATATCAGGATAAGAACACTGGGCTATGGCATCAAGTAATGGATGTTAATGATAAAGATGGAAATTACCTGGAAGCTACTTGTTCTTCTATGTTCGCCTATTCACTGCTCAAAGGATATCGGTTGGGGTATCTTAAAGACTCAAAATTTCTTGAAGCCGGTAAGAAAGCATACAATGGCATATTAGATAATTTGATAAAGGTTAATGCAGACTCAACCATTTCACTGACAAATTGCTGTTCGGTAGCAGGATTAGGACCTGATAGCAATCCAAAACGTGACGGTTCATTTGAATATTATATCAGTGAACCAATACGCGATAATGATGCAAAGGGAGTTGGACCTTTTATTTGGGCTTCGCTCGAAATGGAAAGATTGAACAACAATAATTAA
- a CDS encoding glycosyltransferase family 4 protein — MKVLMFGWEYPPHILGGLGTASYGITKGLAEQGDMDITFCLPKPFGDEDKSFLNIIAMNAVPIVWRDVNYDYVNSRIGNIMDPREYYSLRDNIYADFNYMNVNDLGCLEFSGRYPDNLHEEINNYSIVAGVVARQQDFDIIHAHDWLTYPAGIHAKQVSGKPLCIHVHATDFDRSRGRVNPTVYSIEKNGMDNADCIMCVSELTRQTVINQYHQDPKKCFTVHNAVYPLKQEYQDINRPDHHEKDKIVTFLGRITMQKGPEYFVEAANIVLHRTHNVRFCMAGSGDMMDAMIYLAAERGIADRFHFPGFMRGKEVYQCLKDSDVYVMPSVSEPFGISPLEAMQCGTPTIISKQSGCAEILDNCIKVDYWDIQALADAIYSICNNESLFNYLKEEGQNEVNQITWEKVGLWIRQLYDQIIKK; from the coding sequence ATGAAAGTTTTAATGTTTGGATGGGAGTATCCTCCTCATATTCTTGGTGGTTTGGGTACAGCCAGTTATGGTATAACAAAAGGCCTGGCAGAACAAGGTGACATGGATATAACTTTTTGTCTGCCAAAGCCATTTGGAGATGAGGACAAAAGTTTCTTGAATATAATAGCGATGAACGCAGTACCAATAGTTTGGCGTGACGTTAATTACGATTATGTAAATAGTAGAATAGGAAATATTATGGATCCTAGAGAGTATTATTCTCTACGTGATAATATTTATGCTGATTTCAACTATATGAATGTCAATGATTTGGGTTGTCTGGAGTTCTCAGGCCGCTACCCGGATAATCTTCATGAAGAGATTAATAATTATTCTATTGTTGCAGGTGTTGTAGCTCGTCAACAGGATTTTGATATTATCCATGCCCACGATTGGTTAACATATCCGGCTGGTATACACGCAAAGCAGGTAAGTGGTAAGCCATTGTGCATACATGTGCATGCTACTGATTTTGATCGTAGTCGCGGGAGAGTTAATCCTACTGTATATTCTATAGAAAAGAATGGTATGGATAATGCCGACTGTATAATGTGTGTCAGCGAACTGACACGGCAAACGGTGATTAACCAATATCATCAAGACCCTAAAAAGTGCTTTACAGTGCACAACGCAGTTTATCCACTTAAGCAAGAATATCAGGATATAAATCGTCCTGACCATCATGAAAAAGATAAGATCGTAACATTCCTAGGGCGTATAACTATGCAGAAGGGACCTGAATATTTTGTTGAAGCTGCTAATATTGTTTTGCATCGTACTCACAATGTACGTTTCTGTATGGCTGGCAGTGGTGATATGATGGATGCTATGATTTATTTGGCAGCAGAGCGAGGCATTGCAGATCGTTTTCATTTCCCAGGTTTTATGCGTGGGAAAGAAGTGTATCAGTGTTTAAAAGATTCTGATGTATATGTTATGCCTTCTGTAAGCGAACCGTTCGGGATATCTCCTCTTGAGGCTATGCAATGTGGAACACCTACTATAATATCTAAACAGAGTGGGTGTGCTGAGATACTTGACAACTGCATCAAGGTTGACTATTGGGACATACAGGCTCTTGCAGACGCTATATATTCAATCTGTAATAATGAAAGCCTGTTCAATTATCTTAAAGAAGAAGGTCAGAATGAAGTAAACCAGATAACATGGGAGAAAGTTGGACTATGGATACGTCAGCTTTATGACCAAATAATAAAAAAGTAA